A window of the Henckelia pumila isolate YLH828 chromosome 3, ASM3356847v2, whole genome shotgun sequence genome harbors these coding sequences:
- the LOC140888685 gene encoding uncharacterized protein, protein MKYYLRSCSIYSQDVHSLCYSLCFEMARRHDPRAVTPPPPPPAPQVDIGGQVLAGLARILERHVDAPVARSETTYEQFRKMNPKDFAGTTDPLIAEGWIRSLEVIFRYMQMGDPDRVRCAVFLLQDDAALWWEGMEKIVNPATLPWAEFKKLFFEKYFTADVRARLKTEFMSLRQGDLSVAQFVVKFERGCHFVPLIGDDEKEKLEHFLVGLRPTIRRDVLMAEPSDYASALRRALRSEQTLRDISAEAHGKRPFPHQGHSQQQQHGKKPYHGPPRQQGQQAPQGRQAQRQVPPKAGEKPICQFCHRPHFGKCLKDAGVCFKCKKPGHMSTHCPELRRPVQGRVFVMEAEQADPDTTLLTGEDFVEETEGRDLLG, encoded by the exons atgaagtattatttgagatcttgtagtatttatagccaggatgtgcattccctgtgctacagcttatgttttgaa atggctcgtcgtcatgatccgCGTGCAGTTACGCCTCCACCGCCTCCACCGGCGCCGCAGGTGGATATAGGAGGGCAGGTGCTAGCAGGATTGGCCCGTATCCTCGAGCGTCATGTGGATGCTCCTGTTGCTAGATCGGAGACTACTTATGAGCAGTTTcggaagatgaatccgaaggacttcgctggcaccactgatccgttgatagcggagggttggatccgctcccttgaggtgatctttcgctatatgcagatgggagatccagatagagtgagatgtgctgtgtttctcctccaggatgatgccgccctctggtgggagggtatggagaagattgtgaacccagctactctaccttgggctgagttcaagaagttgttctttgagaagtactttactgctgatgtgagagcccgtttgaagacggagtttatgagcttgagGCAGGGTGATCTGTCGGTAGCCCAGTTCGTGGTGAAGTTTGAGAGAGGCTGCCATTTCGTGCCGttgattggagatgatgagaaagagaagctggagcactttcttgtagggcttcgacctaccatccgtagggatgtgctgatggctgagccatctgattatgcttcagcactgaggcgtgccttgaggtccgagcagacgctgagagatattagcgcggaggcgcatggcaagaggcccttccctcatcagggccactctcagcagcagcagcacggcaagaagccgtatcatgggcccccgagacagcagggacagcaggcaccgcaggggcgtcaggcccagagacaggttcctcccaaggctggggagaagcctatttgtcagttttgccatcgtccgcattttgggaagtgtttgaaggatgctggagtttgcttcaagtgcaagaagccaggacatatgtctacccattgtccagagctgaggaggcccgtgcagggcagagtgttcgtgatggaggccgagcaggccgacccagacactactcttctcacag gtgaggattttgtggaggagacggaggggcgtgatctactgggatga
- the LOC140891588 gene encoding F-box protein At5g39250 codes for MSCDEILKAVFPLLDSTDLVTCMLVCKHWQEIACDDYFWKCLCAKKWPSICKRSSPPTATYHKLFKTFYKRQRSKTLLPPRLSFNDLEFYIDLWTEQKLIFSEAVPGTDLQNGTWAPPCGICDVLKFHLESPDYKMTLPVHPRFSIPSGMAVTVSVLVSRKDSNKVACIMNNSIFEYIDRSAYRALAFDYLDFSPAHPFVSGVRAWISLLFTNHSDDELFDVFGIELDFCDVANSKDQVLRLLDMLDWK; via the coding sequence ATGTCATGTGACGAAATCCTGAAGGCAGTCTTTCCTTTGTTGGACAGCACAGACCTTGTTACATGCATGTTAGTTTGTAAACACTGGCAAGAAATTGCTTGTGACGACTACTTCTGGAAATGCCTTTGTGCCAAGAAATGGCCTTCAATCTGCAAGCGATCATCTCCTCCTACAGCGACTTATCACAAACTAttcaaaactttttataaaCGTCAACGTAGCAAAACCTTACTTCCCCCTAGGCTATCCTTTAATGACTTGGAGTTTTATATTGACCTCTGGACAGAACAAAAGTTGATTTTTTCAGAAGCGGTGCCTGGGACTGACCTGCAAAATGGAACCTGGGCTCCACCTTGTGGGATTTGTGACGTTCTCAAGTTtcacttggaaagtcctgaCTACAAGATGACTTTGCCCGTTCATCCAAGGTTTAGCATTCCTTCAGGCATGGCAGTTACGGTCTCTGTCCTTGTTAGTCGAAAAGATTCCAACAAAGTTGCTTGCATAATGAATAACTCCATTTTTGAATACATTGATCGATCTGCATATCGTGCCCTGGCATTTGACTACCTCGACTTTTCCCCTGCACACCCTTTCGTATCTGGTGTAAGGGCATGGATCTCTTTGCTTTTCACCAATCATAGCGATGATGAACTCTTTGATGTGTTTGGAATTGAACTGGATTTCTGTGATGTCGCCAACTCCAAGGACCAAGTTCTACGGCTGCTGGACATGCTCGACTGGAAATGA